A genomic segment from Juglans regia cultivar Chandler chromosome 14, Walnut 2.0, whole genome shotgun sequence encodes:
- the LOC109008719 gene encoding N-terminal acetyltransferase A complex catalytic subunit NAA10 codes for MVCIRKATIDDLLAMQTCNLFCLPENYQMKYYLYHILSWPQLLYVAEDYNGRIVGYVLAKMEEESNECHGHITSLAVLRTHRKLGLATKLMNAAQNAMEQVFGAEYVSLHVRKSNRAAFNLYTETLGYKIHDVEAKYYADGEDAYDMRKQLKEKQVHHHHHHHHHDHGHSHGHAHHHEHGGGCCSSVDAKVSGKKEAKAT; via the coding sequence ATGGTGTGCATTCGCAAAGCTACCATAGATGACCTTTTGGCCATGCAGACCTGCAACCTCTTTTGCCTCCCGGAGAACTATCAGATGAAGTACTACCTCTACCACATCCTCTCCTGGCCACAGCTCCTCTATGTGGCCGAGGACTACAACGGTCGCATCGTCGGCTACGTGCTTGCCAAGATGGAGGAGGAGAGCAACGAGTGCCACGGCCACATCACTTCGCTAGCGGTGCTCCGCACCCACCGCAAGCTCGGCCTGGCCACGAAACTCATGAACGCGGCGCAGAACGCTATGGAGCAAGTTTTTGGGGCCGAGTACGTGTCGCTTCACGTAAGGAAGAGCAACAGGGCCGCCTTCAATCTGTATACGGAGACCTTGGGTTATAAGATTCATGATGTGGAGGCCAAGTACTATGCTGATGGGGAGGATGCCTATGATATGAGGAAGCAGTTGAAAGAGAAGCaggttcatcatcatcatcatcatcatcatcatgaccATGGGCATAGTCACGGGCATGCTCATCATCATGAGCATGGTGGTGGATGTTGCTCCTCGGTGGATGCCAAGGTGAGCGGAAAGAAGGAGGCGAAGGCAACGTGa